The Deltaproteobacteria bacterium genomic interval AGGGAGCGCAACGTCGGTACGCACGCCGAGCAGTTGAGGATGATCTGGCTGCAGCCCTTGAGCGCCGCGGCGACCTTCTCGGCGTGCCAGCGAAACATGTCGGTGTGACCGGCGGCCAACAGCGGATAGCCGCCGCACACGGGAGCGTCGACCGGGACGCGCACGTGCTCGGCCCCGGCGCGGCCGAACAGGTCCAGGGCGGCGGCGACGCCCGCAATGTCCTTGTCGATCGCGTCGCACCCGGGCCAGAATACGACCAGGGCGTCGGCTGCGAGCAGATCGCGCGGCAGCGCGTCGCGGCGCTTGCGCGCCAGCCGCGCCTCGCGCGCGCGGAACCGATCGGGGTAGTCGGCCAGGGCTGGATGGCCGACGCCGCGCGCCACCGCCTCGGCCCGCCCCGCCATGAGCACGGTACCCGGCTCGTTGCCGTGCTCGCAATAGACCGTGCACTGGCGGCAGCCCGTACACGCCCACAGCGGCTCGGCGGAGGGGGCGTCCCACCCGGCCACGCCGCGCCGCAGGTCGTGCAGGCGCGCCATCTTCTGCTGCGGGATCCACGTCTCGCGGCCCGTCGTGGTCGACACCGGGCAGGCGTGACGACACATTTTGGGACAGTACGTACAATATTCGAGCTGCGTCGACACGCTCGGCGGGGTGCGCACGGCGGCACTATATCATCGGCGTCATGTCGCTTCGCTCCGCCACCGTCGCAGCCCACGCCGGCGTGCCCGAACCTCGCTCGGTCTCCGCGCCTCACGTCGCTCCGCTCGTACAAGTGTCGGCATACGACTTCCCCACGATCGCCGCATCCGAGCCGGCGATGCAGGGCGACGGCTACGTCTACGCGCGCCACGGCTTGCCGAACCCCGACCAGCTCGCGCGC includes:
- a CDS encoding (Fe-S)-binding protein translates to MRTPPSVSTQLEYCTYCPKMCRHACPVSTTTGRETWIPQQKMARLHDLRRGVAGWDAPSAEPLWACTGCRQCTVYCEHGNEPGTVLMAGRAEAVARGVGHPALADYPDRFRAREARLARKRRDALPRDLLAADALVVFWPGCDAIDKDIAGVAAALDLFGRAGAEHVRVPVDAPVCGGYPLLAAGHTDMFRWHAEKVAAALKGCSQIILNCSACVPTLRSLYPAEGVALGAEVLHLSEFFAQLIDRLPEPANKPAVYYHDPCYLARHAGVMEAPRRALARVAQVREFSWSREDTECCGGAGALPKTMPAVADAMARRRLADIARKGGGTVVTACATCAFMLRRNAPSSVRVDDLPAALARGIAAATE
- a CDS encoding cystathionine gamma-synthase — its product is MSLRSATVAAHAGVPEPRSVSAPHVAPLVQVSAYDFPTIAASEPAMQGDGYVYARHGLPNPDQLAR